TCTGGATAACCCCTACCATGAGCAGGGAGGTCTTGCCGTTCTTTTCGGCAATCTGGCACCCGAAGGCTGTGTGGTGAAGCAGTCGGCGGTTCGGGATAAAATGATGGTCCATGAAGGGCCTGCCCGTGTATTTAATTCCGAGGAAGCCGCTTCGGCAGCCATTATGGCAGGAGATATACGCAAAGGCGATGTGGTGGTGATCCGCTATGAAGGTCCTAAGGGTGGGCCCGGTATGCGGGAAATGCTGACTCCCACATCCACCATTGCGGGTATGGGGCTGGACGCGGACGTGGCCCTGATCACGGATGGTCGCTTTTCAGGTGGAACAAGGGGGGCCGCCATCGGGCATGTATCTCCCGAAGCCAGCAGTGGTGGAACCATTGCCTTTGTGGAAGAAGGAGACCTTATTGCCATTAACATTCCGGAGAAAAGTATTGTTCTCAGGGTGGGGGATGAGGTTCTCGCACAGAGGAAGGCCGTCTGGGTGCCGCCCCCACCCAAAATAACCAGAGGGTACATGGCCCGTTACAGCCAGAGGGTATCTTCCGCAAGCAGAGGTGCGGTGCTGGACGGGTAGTTTTTATAAGAATTCATTGATAAAGCAATAGTTTTTTTACCCAAACGAAGGATGATTCCCATGGAGTTGACAGGCGCACAAATTCTCTGGCAGTCGCTCAAGGACGAGGGCGTGGATACGGTTTTCGGCTATCCCGGCGGCGCTGTCATCGATTTTTATGATGCATTGGTAAACTATGACATCAGGCACATTCTTGTCCGCCACGAGCAGGGTGCTGTCCATGCGGCAGATGGCTACGCCAGAGCTTCGGGCAAGGTGGGGGTCTGTGTGGCAACATCCGGTCCCGGGGCTACCAATACCGTAACGGGTATTGCCACGGCTTACATGGATTCCATTCCCATGGTTGTGATTACAGGGCAGGTGCCTACCAGTCTCATCGGTAACGATGCTTTTCAGGAAGTGGATATTGTCGGGATTACAAGGCCCTGTACCAAGCACAACTACCTTGTGAAAGATATCACGAAGCTGGAACGTATTATCAAAGAGGCTTTTTATATTGCCCGTTCCGGTCGGCCCGGTCCTGTTCTTGTTGATATCCCTAAAGATGTAACGAACAGCCGTACCCTTTATAAAGGGATTAAGGATATCCAGATGGAATCCTACAATCCCACCTATTATCCGAATACCAAGCAGGTGGCCAAGGTTGTGGGCCTGATCAAGCAGGCAAAAAAGCCCATTATTTTTGCCGGTGGCGGTGTGGTGCTTTCTAAAGGATCGGAGGCGCTTACCCACCTTGCAAGGCGGGCGAATATTCCCGTTACCGCATCCCTGATGGGCCTTGGAGCTTTTCCGGGGACGGATGAAAAGCTGTGGCTGGGTATGCTGGGCATGCATGGGACGTACAGAGCCAACATGGCTATTTCCGACTGTGATCTGATGCTGGCCATCGGAGTTCGTTTTGATGACAGGGTAACGGGAAAAACCGATGAGTTTGCCAATCAGGCCACCATCGTGCATGTGGATATTGACCCCACGTCCATTCATAAGAATGTGACTGTGGATGTGCCTGTGGTGGGTGACTGCCGTCTTACCCTTGAAGCCCTGAATCAGCTTCTGGATGCGGAGGATCCGGAGGAAATCGGGCCGGAGCGCAGGGAATGGCTTGGGCAGATTCAAAAATGGAAAGATACCAATCCTCTGAAATATGATCAGCAGAACTGTGAGACGATCAAGCCTCAGTATGTGGTGGAAAAACTGTTTGAGATAACAAAGGGTGACGCCATAATCAGTACAGAGGTGGGGCAGAACCAGATGTGGGCGGCCCAGTATTATCATTTTTCGAAACCCAATCAGTGGCTGACGTCTGGGGGGCTGGGAACCATGGGCTATGGTTTTCCTGCAGCCATCGGTGCGCAGATGGCGTTCCCGGACAAGCTTGTGGTAGATGTGGCAGGTGACGGTTCCATTCAGATGAATATTCAGGAAATGGCCACGGCTGTTCAGAATAAGCTGCCGGTAAAAATTGTTATCCTGAACAATCAGTATCTCGGTATGGTGCGGCAGTGGCAGGAACTGTTTTATAAGAAAAATTATTCTCAGACGGATATGACCCATGCCCCGGACTTCGTAAAGTTGGCGGAGGCTTATGGCGCTGCCGGTTTCCGGGCAACCCGGCCCGATGAAGTGGAAGCCGTACTGAAAAAAGGTATAGAGACTCCCGGTCCCGTGATCATGGAGTTTATGGTTTCCCGTGAGGAGTGTGTCTATCCCATGGTTCCTGCCGGAGCCCCCATCACCAACATGCTTTTGGTCTGATACGGAGGCGACAAATGAACGGAGACAAAAGTATTCTTTCCATCCTTGTGGACAATGAGCCCGGTGTTCTTTCGCGTATTACGGGTCTGTTTTCCGGCAGAGGGTACAATATTGAATCCCTGTCCGTTGCGGAAACCATGGAACCGGGTATTTCCCGCATTACCATGATTACCCGGGGAGACAAGCCCATTGTGGAGCAGATTAAAAAGCAGCTGAATAAACTGATCAATGTGATTAAGGTTCTTGATTTCACGGAGCAGCGTCATGTACTTCGGGAGCTGGCCCTGATCAAAGTGCATGCACGGTCGGAAAATCGGGCGGAAGTTCTGCGTATCGTGGATATTTTCCGGTGTAAAATTGTGGATTCCGGTCCTGAGCACTACACCCTTGAGGTGGCGGCGGATGAAGATAAGCTGTCTGCTCTTCTCAATATGCTGCAGCCCATGGGGATCAAGGAAATTGCCCGTACGGGTAGCATCGCCCTTGTCAGAGAAATGCATTAAGTTTTTTTGAATTTACCCTTGGAGGGCAGAAGGTGCTCTTCAGGGGTAAGGGATGCATTTTTTTGTAGTAGCTGACAGTGGAGTAGATTTTGAAAAAAGACCTGTTCTTCCTTAATCAAGAGGGCAGGTCTTTTAAGCCTTTGCGTGAAATTTATGTACTATGTAATAAATGATGTGAAAGGAGGATCTGTATGAAAAAAGCAGGTATTATCCGATGCCAGCAGACGGAGGATCTCTGTGCAGGAGCAACGGACTTCAAGGTGGCAGGGCAAGGTAAGCTTGCCTTTGAACAGACAGGCCCAGTGGAAGTGCTGGGTTTTCTTTCCTGTGGCGGATGTCCGGGAAAAAAGGCTGTGATGCGGGCAAAAATGATGGTGGATAAAGGTGCGGAGGTCATTGCTTTTGCTTCCTGTATCTCAAAGGGAAACCCCATTGATTTTGCCTGTCCCCACTTTGAAACCATGAAGGCAGCCGTGAGGAAAAAGCTTGGTCCGGATATTAAAATCCTTGATTATACCCACTGAGTAATTTGTATCTTCTTTTTTATGGGAGTCTCTTAACAGTAATTGTTCCGGTTTTCTGTATTGCCCGGATCCGCATCCGGGTAATACAGGCAGCCGGAAAGATCTTTTTTTTAGATTTTTCCGGTAAGGGGCCTTTCTTCAGAATAAGGTTTCCCGTGAAAAAGACCCTTTCCCCGGTTACAGGCCGGGTATGAACCATAAAGGCGGTTACCATGACATCCATGCTGCTCTACGACACCACCCTGAGGGACGGCGCCCAGGGAGAACACATCAATTTTTCCGCTGAAGACAAAATGAAGATAGCCCTGCGCCTTGATGATATGGGCTTTCATTATATCGAAGGCGGATGGCCCGGAGCCAATCCCAAGGATACGGCTTTTTTTGAGGCTGCCAGATCCATTACGTTTAAAAATGCAAAGCTTGCTGCCTTCGGTTCCACCTGCAGGCCGGGCATGAAGCCGGGCGATGATCCTCTCCTCAAGGCGCTGGCCGCAAGTGAGGCACCGGTAATAACCCTTTTCGGCAAAACCTGGGATCTCCATATCGAGCGTATCATGGAGAACACCCTGGAAGAAAATCTGCGTATGATCCGTGAGTCCGTGGCCTGGTTTGTTTCTTTGGGCCGGGAAGTGATATACGATGCAGAGCATTTTTTCGACGGGTACAAGGATAACGGGGAGTATGCCCTTGAAACCCTGACGGCGGCATGGGAAGGCGGGGCAGAGGTTCTGGTTCTCTGCGATACCAATGGCGGTTCCCTCCCTCACGAGATTGAAACAGTGATGGAAGATGTAAAAGTCTGGCTGGGAGACCGGTTCTCCGGAGACGCCCGGCCCATCAAGCTGGGTATCCATGCCCACAATGATGCAAGCCTTGCCGTTGCCAATACCATTACGGCGGTTCGCTGCGGAGCGGTTATGGTACAGGGTACCATTAACGGATACGGAGAGCGCTGTGGAAATGCGGATCTGACTTCCATCATTCCTGTGATGCAGCTGAAGATGGATGTTGACTGCATGAGTCCGGAACGGCTGGCTCGCATGAAAAGTCTTTCCCGCTTTGTCAGTGAGACGGCCAATGTGCCTCCACTGAACAGTCGTCCTTTTGTTGGTAAGAGTGCTTTTGCCCATAAGGGAGGCGCTCATGTTTCCGCCGTTCTGAAAGAGCCCAGGGGTTATGAGCACATGGTGCCTGAGCTTGTGGGCAATGAGAGACGGGTTATCATGAGTGATTATTCCGGAAAGAGCAATGTTACCTATAAAGCAAGGGAAATGGGCATTGACATGGAGGGGGTGGATTCCAGGGAGGTGGTGTCTGAAATTAAGCGCCTGGAGCAGGAAGGCTACCAGTTTGAGGCGGCAGAAGGTTCTTTCCGTCTGCTG
The sequence above is drawn from the Desulfobotulus pelophilus genome and encodes:
- the cimA gene encoding citramalate synthase, with amino-acid sequence MTSMLLYDTTLRDGAQGEHINFSAEDKMKIALRLDDMGFHYIEGGWPGANPKDTAFFEAARSITFKNAKLAAFGSTCRPGMKPGDDPLLKALAASEAPVITLFGKTWDLHIERIMENTLEENLRMIRESVAWFVSLGREVIYDAEHFFDGYKDNGEYALETLTAAWEGGAEVLVLCDTNGGSLPHEIETVMEDVKVWLGDRFSGDARPIKLGIHAHNDASLAVANTITAVRCGAVMVQGTINGYGERCGNADLTSIIPVMQLKMDVDCMSPERLARMKSLSRFVSETANVPPLNSRPFVGKSAFAHKGGAHVSAVLKEPRGYEHMVPELVGNERRVIMSDYSGKSNVTYKAREMGIDMEGVDSREVVSEIKRLEQEGYQFEAAEGSFRLLVERMAGRFKPRFQLKNFRVTVEKDKDRHCRSHAVVHIDTPFGEEMSAASGDGPVSALDNALRKALECFYPRDMAHMQLVDYKVRVLDGSGGTASKVRVLIDSRDPDTIWSTIGVSEDIIEASWQALADSFHYKLGSSEI
- the ilvN gene encoding acetolactate synthase small subunit, whose protein sequence is MNGDKSILSILVDNEPGVLSRITGLFSGRGYNIESLSVAETMEPGISRITMITRGDKPIVEQIKKQLNKLINVIKVLDFTEQRHVLRELALIKVHARSENRAEVLRIVDIFRCKIVDSGPEHYTLEVAADEDKLSALLNMLQPMGIKEIARTGSIALVREMH
- the ilvB gene encoding biosynthetic-type acetolactate synthase large subunit; its protein translation is MELTGAQILWQSLKDEGVDTVFGYPGGAVIDFYDALVNYDIRHILVRHEQGAVHAADGYARASGKVGVCVATSGPGATNTVTGIATAYMDSIPMVVITGQVPTSLIGNDAFQEVDIVGITRPCTKHNYLVKDITKLERIIKEAFYIARSGRPGPVLVDIPKDVTNSRTLYKGIKDIQMESYNPTYYPNTKQVAKVVGLIKQAKKPIIFAGGGVVLSKGSEALTHLARRANIPVTASLMGLGAFPGTDEKLWLGMLGMHGTYRANMAISDCDLMLAIGVRFDDRVTGKTDEFANQATIVHVDIDPTSIHKNVTVDVPVVGDCRLTLEALNQLLDAEDPEEIGPERREWLGQIQKWKDTNPLKYDQQNCETIKPQYVVEKLFEITKGDAIISTEVGQNQMWAAQYYHFSKPNQWLTSGGLGTMGYGFPAAIGAQMAFPDKLVVDVAGDGSIQMNIQEMATAVQNKLPVKIVILNNQYLGMVRQWQELFYKKNYSQTDMTHAPDFVKLAEAYGAAGFRATRPDEVEAVLKKGIETPGPVIMEFMVSREECVYPMVPAGAPITNMLLV
- a CDS encoding CGGC domain-containing protein encodes the protein MKKAGIIRCQQTEDLCAGATDFKVAGQGKLAFEQTGPVEVLGFLSCGGCPGKKAVMRAKMMVDKGAEVIAFASCISKGNPIDFACPHFETMKAAVRKKLGPDIKILDYTH